A section of the Solitalea canadensis DSM 3403 genome encodes:
- a CDS encoding IPT/TIG domain-containing protein: MKKIEKYLRNLLIVIASVSVMQSCTQEAEPAAEASANPKADKLDPGSAKGNEVLTLTGSGLGEITSIVFDKGDVPAPFNPVYNTDKSLIFRVPDTANGGEQNIIITNKIGKQFSVPFNVIALPLVSTVSNYNFVEGTQITLSGNNLEDVSSVVLNGSSDEATIVSKNKKQLVIKMPASNANTVSLVITNPTGPITTTQEFVNLDKAFKIFADNYENGFENGSWGPAEVSSEYIKSGSKSFKATYNKGNWSADGFANWNAGCAYSPDFKYLSFWVKGASADYVLYITGDQRAGGYGNSDRSAPIVIPANVWTYFKIPLSSLGLWAKGNTFKQLGFWIEGPDKQNESFYFDDVIFVK; the protein is encoded by the coding sequence ATGAAAAAAATAGAGAAATATTTAAGAAACCTGCTGATTGTAATAGCGAGTGTGTCAGTTATGCAATCATGTACGCAGGAAGCAGAACCGGCGGCAGAAGCTTCTGCTAATCCTAAGGCAGACAAATTAGATCCGGGATCGGCAAAAGGAAATGAAGTGTTAACACTTACCGGTAGCGGTTTGGGTGAAATTACCAGTATTGTTTTTGATAAAGGAGATGTTCCTGCACCGTTTAATCCGGTTTACAATACTGATAAATCACTTATTTTCAGAGTTCCGGATACTGCTAATGGAGGTGAACAAAATATCATTATTACCAATAAAATCGGTAAGCAGTTTTCAGTACCTTTCAATGTAATTGCGTTGCCATTAGTTTCAACAGTGTCTAACTACAACTTTGTTGAGGGTACTCAAATAACACTTTCAGGAAATAACCTGGAAGATGTTAGTTCAGTTGTTTTAAACGGTAGCAGTGATGAGGCCACTATTGTTTCAAAAAATAAGAAACAATTGGTAATTAAAATGCCTGCATCAAACGCAAACACTGTTTCCTTAGTGATAACCAATCCTACAGGTCCGATAACCACTACTCAGGAATTTGTTAACCTTGATAAAGCATTCAAAATATTCGCCGATAACTATGAAAATGGTTTTGAAAATGGCTCATGGGGCCCTGCGGAGGTATCTTCTGAATACATAAAATCTGGTAGCAAATCATTCAAAGCAACCTATAACAAAGGAAATTGGAGTGCAGACGGTTTTGCTAATTGGAATGCCGGTTGTGCCTATTCACCAGACTTTAAGTACTTATCATTTTGGGTAAAAGGCGCTTCAGCTGACTATGTTTTATACATTACTGGCGATCAACGTGCGGGTGGATATGGTAACTCTGACAGATCAGCTCCGATAGTTATTCCTGCTAACGTTTGGACTTATTTCAAGATTCCTCTTTCGTCATTAGGACTATGGGCTAAAGGAAATACATTTAAACAATTAGGTTTCTGGATAGAAGGTCCGGATAAACAAAACGAGTCATTCTATTTTGATGATGTGATTTTTGTGAAATAA
- a CDS encoding glycoside hydrolase 5 family protein, translated as MKITLSGILLFTLLLFGSKTEAQSNFVSVKNHQFILNNKPYYYIGTNYWYGGLLALVKDKKHGKDRLRKELDFLKAHGVTNLRVLAGSEGKGLVNGVERVKPTLQAEQGQFDESLLEGLDFLLFEIGKRKMHAVLFLSNNWEWSGGFLQYLSWNKIITDSTMQRKLNWDDLRDNTSKFYSCQPCIEDYKKQVQLIVNRVNSYTKKAYRDDPAIMAWELANEPRPMRPTAVDAYKQWTSEMAVFIKSLDKNHLVTLGTEGIMGTEESAELFEEVHRPSQIDYLTLHIWPKNWSWFKGKEIEQGLDSVIAKTVRYIQTQKQIADKLNKPLVIEEFGLPRDQHSFDPTTTTAARDGYYSVVFTQWKNSVLQNHSIAGCNFWAFGGTARPVPHQEFWKEGDDFMGDPPQEEQGLNTVFDSDKSTWNIIKQFAVSPK; from the coding sequence ATGAAAATAACTCTTTCTGGTATACTTCTCTTTACATTGCTATTATTTGGTTCCAAAACCGAGGCTCAATCCAATTTTGTCAGCGTAAAAAACCATCAATTCATTCTTAATAACAAACCTTACTATTATATAGGTACTAATTATTGGTATGGTGGATTGCTGGCGTTGGTAAAAGATAAAAAACATGGCAAAGACAGGCTGAGAAAAGAATTGGACTTTCTGAAAGCACATGGAGTAACCAATCTTCGTGTCTTAGCCGGATCTGAAGGTAAAGGGTTGGTTAATGGAGTGGAGCGTGTAAAACCGACTTTACAAGCAGAGCAAGGACAATTTGATGAGTCATTATTAGAAGGACTTGATTTTCTGCTGTTCGAGATAGGAAAAAGAAAGATGCATGCTGTTTTATTTCTGAGTAATAATTGGGAGTGGAGCGGTGGTTTTCTTCAATATTTAAGCTGGAACAAGATTATTACCGACTCAACCATGCAAAGAAAATTGAATTGGGATGATTTGCGTGATAACACCAGCAAATTTTACTCATGTCAGCCTTGCATTGAAGATTATAAAAAACAGGTTCAATTGATTGTGAACCGGGTTAATAGCTATACTAAAAAAGCCTATAGAGACGACCCCGCTATTATGGCCTGGGAGTTGGCAAATGAGCCTCGTCCAATGCGTCCAACAGCTGTAGATGCCTATAAGCAATGGACCTCAGAAATGGCTGTTTTTATTAAATCATTGGATAAAAATCACCTCGTAACCTTGGGTACAGAAGGGATAATGGGAACAGAAGAATCAGCCGAATTATTTGAAGAGGTTCATCGTCCTTCACAGATTGATTACCTCACCCTACATATCTGGCCAAAAAACTGGAGTTGGTTTAAGGGTAAAGAAATTGAACAAGGACTTGATTCTGTAATTGCCAAAACGGTCCGCTACATTCAAACACAAAAACAAATTGCAGATAAGCTTAATAAGCCATTGGTGATAGAGGAATTTGGCTTACCAAGAGATCAACATTCGTTTGACCCTACTACTACCACTGCGGCACGTGATGGTTATTACTCTGTCGTGTTTACACAATGGAAAAACAGTGTACTCCAAAACCATTCAATTGCCGGATGTAATTTCTGGGCATTTGGAGGTACCGCCCGTCCAGTTCCGCATCAGGAATTTTGGAAAGAAGGAGATGACTTTATGGGTGATCCACCACAAGAAGAACAAGGACTTAATACGGTCTTCGACAGTGATAAAAGTACTTGGAATATAATCAAGCAATTTGCAGTAAGTCCAAA